DNA from Mycolicibacterium alvei:
CCCCGCGCATGCTGGCGTCGGGACTGGTGGCGCTGCTGCTCAACAGCCTGGTGGTGATCATCGGCATCCTGGGTGGCTACGTGTTCTCGGTGTTCATCCAGGACGTGAACCCGGGTGCGTTCGCAGCGGGTATCACGCTGTTGACCGGCGTGCCCGAGGTGCTCATCTCGTGTGTGAAGGCCGCGCTGTTCGGTCTCATCGCCGGGCTGGTGGCCTGCTATCGCGGATTGACGATCAGCGGCGGCGGCGCCAAGGCGGTGGGTAACGCGGTGAACGAAACCGTGGTGTACGCCTTCATGGCGTTGTTCGTCATCAACGTGGTCGTCACCGCCATCGGTATCCGAATGACGTCGGGATAGGTCGCGAACATGGGCACAATGACAATCCTGCGGTCGACCTATCCACGGGTGACCCGACAGTTCAACAAGCCGGTGTCGACGTTGAGCCGGATCGGCGATCACACGCTGTTCTACCTCAAGGCGCTGGCCGGCACCCCGCACGCGGCCATGCACTATCGCAAGGAACTGATCCGGCTGATCGCCGAGATCTCGATGGGTGCAGGCACCTTGGCCATGATCGGCGGCACCGTGGTGATCGTGGGGTTCTTGACCCTGGCCACCGGCGGTGTGCTGGCCATCCAGGGCTACAGCTCGCTGGGCAACATCGGCATCGAGGCGCTGACCGGATTCCTGGCCGCCTTCATCAACGTCCGGATCGCCGCGCCCGTGGTGGCCGGCATCGGCCTGGCCGCCACCTTCGGGGCCGGGGTGACCGCCCAGCTCGGGGCGATGCGGATCAACGAGGAGATCGACGCACTGGAAGCCATGGCGATCCGGCCCGTCGAATACCTCGTCAGTACCCGGATTGTGGCCGGGATGATCGCCATCACCCCGCTGTACGCGATCGCGGTGATCCTGTCGTTTTTGGCGTCCCAGTTCACCACTGTGGTGCTACTCGGGCAGTCCGGCGGCTTGTACGACCACTACTTCACGACGTTCCTCAATCCGATCGATCTGCTGTGGTCGTTTCTGCAGGCCGTCCTGATGGCCATCACCATCCTGCTGATCCACACCTACTTCGGTTACTTCGCCTCCGGCGGACCATCCGGAGTGGGCGTGGCTGTCGGTAACGCCGTCCGCACCTCGTTGATCGTCGTGGTCTCGGTGACCCTGCTGGTGTCACTGTCCGTCTACGGCTCCAACGGCAACTTCAACCTGTCGGGTTAGGGAGAAGACTTGACGCAGAACGTCGGCCCGGGCCCAGCCCACCGCTCTGAAACCACAAGTACCGCAGCACCGGTGGCCGCCCGCGCAGGGAGAAGCTTCGGTGTCGGCGGCTCCGCACGACCACTGGCCGGCCTGGCCACAGTGGTCGTGATAGGACTGATCTTCGGCCTGGCCGTCGCGCTGTTCCGCGGCAGCTTCACCAAGACCGAGCCGGTTACCTTGATCTCCGACCGTGCCGGTCTGGTGATGAACCCGGACGCCAAGGTCAAGATGCATGGCGTGCAGGTCGGCACCGTCAGCTCGATCGAGCAGCGCGCCGACGGCAAGGCCGTGCTGCATCTGGCGATGAACCCGGCTCAGCTGCACCTGATCCCCGGCAATGTTCAGGCCGACATCGCCTCGACCACGGTGTTCGGCGCCAAGTACGTGCAACTCGTCGCACCGGAGAATCCCTCGTCCGAGAAACTCCGTCCGGGCCAGACCCTGCAGGGCGACCACGTCACCGTCGAGATGAACACGGTATTCCAGCAGCTCACCAATGTCTTGAACAAGGTCGATCCGGTGAAGCTGAACGAAACGTTGGGTGCGCTGTCGGCCGCGTTCGCCGGGCGCGGCGAGGCGATGGGACAGTCGCTCTCCGACTTCAATGCGGTGCTGAAAAAGATCGAACCGAGTCTGCCCAACCTGACCGGCGACATCGAGGCCATGGCGGCGGTGTCGAAGGCCTACGGTGACGCGGCGCCGGACCTGCTCAAAACCGTCGACAACACCAACAAATTGAGCGACAGCATTGTGGCCGAGCAGCAGAATCTCGACAACTTCCTGGTCAGCTCGATCGGCCTGGCCGATGTCGGCAACGAGGTCGTCGGTGGTAATCGTGAGGCGCTGAGCACGGTGCTGAACCTGCTGGCACCGACCACAGGTCTGCTCAACAAATACGCGCCTGGGCTCAACTGTGCGCTGAAGGGCATGGTGGTCGCCAAGAACCAGCCGCCGGCTCCCGATCCCGGTGTGCTCGTCAATGTCGCGTTCACTCTGGGCATCGAGCGCTACCGCTACCCGTCGAACCTGCCCAAGGTGGCGGCGAAGGGTGGACCGCACTGCATGGGCTTGCCGGACATCGGGTTCGGCAACAAGGCGAAGTACCTCGTCGTCGATACGAATGCCAACCCATGGCAGTACGGCAACCAGGGCATCCTGCTCAACTCCGACGGACTCAAGCAGATCCTGTTCGGCCCGCTGGACGGTCCGCCGCGTAACACCACACAGATCGGACAGCCGGGATGACCCGCGGCAGAAGCACATTCGTCAAGTTCGCGACGTTCGCCGTCGTGATGGCCGTTCTCACCGCATTCCTGTTCATGACGTTCTCGGAATACCGCGGTGGTTCCTATTCGGGCTATTCGGCGGCCTTCGGCGACGCCTCACGGTTGGAGGCCGGGGACTCGGTGCGGGTTGCCGGCGTGCGGGTGGGAACCGTGAAAAGCGTTTCACTGCAACCCGACAAGTCAGTGAAGGTCGACTTCGATACCGACCGCAACGTTGCGCTGACGACGAGTACCAAGGCTGAGATTCGCTACCTGAACCTGGTGGGGGACCGGTACCTGGAACTGCTCGACAGCCCCGGCTCGACGAAACTGCTGCCCGCCGGATCGCAGATCCCCAAGGACCGCACCGCAAGTGCGCTGGACCTCGATCTGTTGCTCGGCGGCCTGCGGCCGGTGATCCAGGGGCTCAACCCCCAGGACGTCAATGCGCTGACCTCTTCGCTCATCCAGATCTTCCAAGGGCAGGGCGACACCCTGGATTCGCTGCTGAGCAAGACCTCGTCGTTCTCGAACACGTTGGCCAACAACGATCAGGTGATCCAGCAGTTGATCGACAACCTGAATTCGGTGGTCGGGACTCTGGCCAAGGACGGCAAGAAGTTCGACGGCACCGTCGACAGGCTCGAACAGTTGATCAGCGGCCTCTCGGAGGATCGTGAACCACTCGGCACCGCGGTCACCCAACTGGACAACGGCACGGCCTCACTCGCGAGTCTGATGACCGAGGCGCGGCCACCGCTGAAGGGCATGGTCGAGCAGCTCAACCGGACCGCAACGTTGCTCGACGATCACCAGATCGTCCTCGACCGGGGCCTGCAGAAAGCTCCCGACAACTTCCGGAAGCTGGCCCGGTTGGGCTCGTACGGCAGCTGGATCATGTACTACATCTGCGGACTTTCGTTCCGCGTCACCGATCTGCAGGGCCGTACCGCGGTCTTCCCGTGGATCAAGCAAGAAGGTGGGAGGTGTGCGGAGCCCTGATGCTCAAGTACCGTGAGTCAAACCTGATCAAGGCCGGTTTCATCGGCGTTGTATTGATGATCCTCATCATCGCTGTGGGGCTCCAGCCGGAGCGGCTGCAGCAGTGGGCCTCCTCGGTTCGCCATCAGGCCCTCTTCAGCGAGGCGGGCGGTATCGCCGTCGGCAACGATGTGACACTGTCGGGGATCAAGGTCGGTTCGGTGACCGATGTGTCGTTGCAGAACGGCGATGCGTTGATCACCTTCACCGCCGAGGGCAAATATCCGCTGGGGTCGTTGACACAGGCCCACATCCGCACCGGCTCGCTGCTGGGCGAGCGGGTGCTGACCTTGGAGTCGGACGGCAGTGGCACGCTGCATACCACCGACGTGATCCCCACCTCGCGCACCTCGTCGCCCTACTCGCTGACCGACGCGGTCAGTGACTTGACGACGAACTCGGCAGGTACCGATACGGCGTCGCTGAACCAGTCCCTGGACACGCTGTCGGCGACGATCGACCAGGTCGCCCCCAAGTTGGGCCCGACCTTCGACGGGCTGAGTCGCTTGTCGAAATCGATCAACGGCCGCAACGAGAGTCTGGCCAGCCTGCTCAAGAGCGCCAGCGACGTGACCGTCGTGCTGTCACAGCGCAGCGATCAGCTGAACACGTTGATTCTCAACGCCAATGACCTGCTCGGTGTGCTCAACGACCGCCGGCAGGCGATCGTCGACCTGCTGGCCAACACCGCGGCCGTCTCGGAGCAACTCACCGGGTTGGTCGCTGACAACGAGGCGCAGTTGGCCCCGACGCTCAAACGGCTCAACTCCGTGACCGCGATGCTCGAACGCAACCGGGACAACATCAGCAAGGCGTTGCCGAATATGAAGAAGTTCCAGTTGTCCCAGGCCGAAACCCTGGCCAACGGTCCGTACTACAACGCGTACGTGCCGAATCTGCAGCCCGCACAGCTATTGCAGCCGTTCATGGACTACGCGTTCGGATTCAGGCGCGGAACGAACGCTGGTCAACCGGCGGACAATGCCGGCCCGCGGGCTGAATTGCCGCTGCCCTACAACGGAATTCCCGGAGGTTCACGCTGATGAACCGCAGTCGTCTCGGCAAGTGGCTGGCGGTGGCCCTGGTGGCGCTGCTGGTCGTGGGTGGGGCAGTGCTGGTGCGCCAGGCCTTCTTCGGGCAGAAGACCATCTCCGCACTGTTCACCTCGGCTACCGGTGTCTACCCGGGTGACGAGGTCCGGGTCTCCGGCGTCAAGGTCGGCACGATCGAGTCGATCAAGCCGGAGGGCACCCAAACCCGGGTGACCCTGAAGGTCGATCATGACGTACCGATCCCCGCGGATGCGAAAGCGGTGATCGTGGCTCAGAACCTCGTTGCCGCGCGCTACGTCCAGCTCGCGCCCGCCTACCGATCGAGTGGTCCGACACTGCCTGACAAGGCGGAGATCGGACTGGACCGCACCGCCGTCCCGGTGGAGTGGGATCAGGTCAAGGAACAGTTGATGCGCCTGTCGACCGAACTGGGGCCGCAGAGCGGTGTCGACGGGACGTCGGTGTCCCGCTTCATCAACAGCACGGCCGACGCCATGGCCGGTAACGGTGACAAACTGCGACAGACGATCTCGCAGTTGTCCGGTGTGGCGCGCATCCTGGCAGAGGGCAGCGGCAACATCGTTGACATCATCAAGAACCTGCAGACCTTCATGACCGCACTGCGCGACAGCAATCAGCAGGTGGTGGCGTTCCAGAATCGGCTGGCAACCTTGACCAGCGTGGTCGACGGGAGTCGGTCGGATCTCGATGGGGCCTTGACCAACCTGTCGGTGGCAGTCGGCGAAGTGCAGCGATTCGTCGCCGGTAGCCGTGACCAGACCTCCGAACAGGTGCAGCGGCTGTCCAATGTCACCCAGAACCTGGTCGACAACCGGTCGAATATCGAGAACCTCTTGCACATCGCGCCCAATGCGTTCATGAACGGATACAACATCTACAACCCGGATTCGGGAAGTGCCGTGGGCCAGTTCGTGTTCCACAACTTCTCCAATCCGCTCGATTTCATCTGCGGTTCGATCGGCGCGATCGAGAACACCACGGCCCCGGAAACCGCGAAGCTGTGCTCGCAGTACCTGGGCCCGGCATTGCGGCTGTTGAACTTCAACTACCTGCCCTTCCCGATCGCGCCATACCTGATGCCGTCGGCGAATCCGGAGAACATCGTCTACTCGGAGCCGGGGTTGGCCCCCGGTGGCGGGGGAGGGTCTCCCGAGGCGCCGAACCAGATCCCCTCGATCTCGGCGTACCACCCGGGTCCGACACCGCCGCCGCCGTTCACGGGTCGCCCGCCAGGCACACCTCCTCCAGGTGCCCAGCAGATGCTTCCCGAGGGTTCGTATTCCCCGCCGAACATGCCGAACACTGTGTCGGACATGCTCAATCCGGTAGGTGTGGCACCCGGCCCGCCACCTGGTCCGCTTGCTGCCGAGGCGCCCGCCGGGCCACCGCCGCCCGCTGAGGCGCCAGCGCCTCCGCAACCCGTAGAAGGGACGCCGCCAGCATGATCAGGGGTAAGCCACTCCGGTTGGCGATCGCCGTCGGGTCCTGTGTCGCGTTGACGACCAGTGGCTGCGCATTCCAGGGCGTCAACTCGCTGCCCCTACCCGGGGCGGTGGGTCGCGGTGCGGACTCCAGCGTGTATCACGTCGAGATCGCGAATGTGGCTCAGCTGGAGCCGAATTCGCCGGTGATGATGAACGATGTCGTCGTCGGTAGCATCCGCAGCCTGTCGGTCAAGGACTGGCATGCCGACGTCGAGTTCTCGGTGAAGCCCGGTGTGGACGTGCCGGCCAACGTAGTGGCCAGTATCGGCCAGACCAGCCTTCTGGGCTCGATGCATCTGGCAATCAATCCGCCTGCCGGGGCGGCGCCCGAGGGGAAACTTTCACCGGGAGCGACGATCCAGCTCAACAATTCGTCGACCTACCCCACGACCGAGCAGACGCTGTCCTCGCTGGCTACCGTGGTGAACGGTGGCGGGCTGGGACAAATGGGTGATGTCATCCACAATTTCAGTGCCGCACTCAACGGTCGTGAGTCCGACTTCCGTGACCTGCTCACCCGGTTGGACACGTTCGTGGGTGCGCTGGATGGCCAGCGGGACAACATCGTTGCGTCCATCGAGGGGTTGAACCAGTTGGCCTCGACCTTCGCGGGCCAACGTGATGTCATCACCCGTGCGCTGGAGAAGATTCCGCCGGCCTTGGATGTGTTGATCAAGGAGCGGCCGAGGTTCACCACCGCGCTGCAGAAGCTGGGTACTTTCAGTGCCACGGCCAATCAGTTCGTCAACGACTCACAGGCTGATTTGGTGGCCAACCTGCGGAACCTGGAACCCGCGCTCAAAGCGCTGGCGGACGTGGGTCCCGAGCTTGCCGGGGTGCTGGAGTACGCCACGCACTTTCCGTTCACCCAGAGCTTCCTGGACCGGGTTATCCGTGGCGATTACTACAATCTGTTCGCCACCGTCGACTTCACCATTCCGCGCCTGAAGCGCAGCTTGATGCTGGGTACCCGGTGGGAACAGGAAGACGCACAACTGGTTCCGACATACGGCGACCCGCCGTATCTCAACTACACCTACGACCCGCTCAAGACCGGGGTCAATCCGCCGCCGCCGGGTGCCTTCCCGCCGGCCCCGGCCCCGGCCCCGGCGCCGGACGCTCCGCCACCGCCCCCACCGGCATACAACGGTCCGGTCCTTCCGGTGGCGCCGCCTGCGCCGTTGACCTCACCGAACGGTGGGACACCGACGAATACGCCCGCAGCTGATTCCTCGATATTCGCGGGACCGTATGCGGCTCAAACAGGTTCACCGGCGGCCCCACCGGCAGCGCCCACGACAGGAGGTGGCGGCTAGATGCTGACGCGTTTCATCCGTACCCAGCTGATCCTCTTCACGGTCGCCTCGGTCGTGGGCGTGGCAGTCATGCTGTTCGCTTACATGCAGGTGCCGACACTGCTCGGCATCGGACGCATCACGGTGAAGATGGAACTGCCGGCCACCGGAGGTTTGTACCAGTTCAGCAATGTCACCTACCGCGGCTCGCAGATCGGCAAGGTGACCTCGGTTGACCTGACGGAGAACGGTGCCGAGGCGACGTTGTCGCTGGACCGGTCGCCGAAGGTTCCCGCCGACCTGCAGGCCCAAGTCCGCAGCATGTCAGCGGTGGGTGAGCAGTATGTGGAGCTGTTGCCGAACACGAACTCCGGGCCGTATCTGGACAATGGCTCGGTGATCCCGGTGTCGCGGACGACGGTTCCGCAACAGGTCGGCCCGATGCTCGACCAACTGAGCAAGCTCATGGACACCATTCCCAAGGACAAGCTCAGTCAGCTGCTCGACGAGTCATACGACGCGTTCAACGGCACCGGCTATGACTTCGGTTCGCTCCTGGACTCGGCGTCGACCATCACCAGGGACTCCAACGCGATCTCGGATCAGACACGCACGTTGATCGACGACTCGAAGCCGTTCCTCGATGCGCAGGCACAGACCACGGATTCGATCAAGACCTGGGCCGCCAGCATGGCCGGCATTACCGGGCAGGTCGCCGAGAACGATCCCGAGGTGCGGACGCTGCTGCGTAACGGACCCGGATTCGCCCAGGAAACCACGAAGCTGCTCGAGCAGATCAAGCCGACGCTGCCGGTGCTGTTGGCGAATCTGAGCACATTCGGCCAGATCGGGGTGACCTACAACCCGTCGATCGAGCAGCTGCTGGTCCTGCTGCCGCCGTATGTGGCGCAGATTCAGACCTATTTGCCGATCAACAACCCGACCGGTCTGCCCAACGGCGAGTTCTCGCTGGGGTTGGGTGACCCGCCGTCGTGCACGGTGGGGTTCCTGCCGCCGTCGGCGTGGCGGTCCCCGGCGGATACGACCATCGTCGATACGCCGGACAACCTCTACTGCAAGCTGCCGCAGGACTCCCCGATCGCGGTGCGTGGTGCGCGCAACTACCCGTGTATGGACCATCCCGGCAAGCGCGCTCCGACAGTCGAATTGTGTAACGACCCAAAGGGTTTCCAACCGCTCGCGCAGCGCCAACATGCGACGGGCCCGTACCCGCTCGACCCGAACCTGATCTCCCAGGGGGTGCCACCGGACTCGCGGGTGCTGCCGGACGCCAACATCTACGGGCCGCTGCAGGGTTCTCCCTTACCGCCGGGGGTCAGTGCACCGCCGCCGGGTGCAGCACCTCAGCCTGTGCTGCCGCCGAACTTCGCTGGCACGGGTCCTGGCGCGCTGCTGCCGGGACAGCCGTTGTACCTGGAGCCGCCGGTGCCCGGCGCACCGCCGCCACCGCCGGTCGATCCCGATGCTGTGCCGCTGCCGCCGGCCGATCTGCCGAGTGCGACCGAGATTCCCATGGTCCCGCATGAGGGAGGCCATGCCCCCATGCCCTTTGCGGAGCCGGGTGTTGCGCCGAGCGCCTTCAACGGTGGCGCAGGTACCGGGCCGTCGGTGGCAATCGCGAAGTACAACCCGAGGACGGGGGAGTACATGGGTCCCGACGGCAACCTCTACAAGCAGGCGAATCTGGTGTCCGTGCCGAAGTCGTGGCAGGACCTGATGCCGACGTAGTCACCAGGGTGCAGAACCAAAGAGGAAAGGCCACGGGATCCCAGTCCGGGAACTCGTGGCCTTTCCTCTTTTGCTGCCTCGGGGTTTCGCTGTCGCCCGAGCTTCGCCAGGCGGTAGCTGCTAGATGGGCTTCATGTAGAACGGCATCCGGATGGCCGGCCACTGATTGCGTCCGCACGAGCCGCTCGGACCGGTGGTCTGGTCCTCACCGGTGTACTCGGAGGCATTGACGTCGTAGCGGCCATCCCAGCCGACCGGATAGATCTTGTACACCCTCAGCCCCTCGACGGGCGTGCCGTCGGCGCAGAACCGCCAGTTGGACACCTTGCGCTTGACGTAATACAGCCCATTCGTCGTATAGATCGGCGCGGTCCAACCCTCGTCGCTGTTCACCGTCCCGGTGCACTCGCTGGGTGAGATGCACTGGGTGCTGATGGTCCAGGTGCTGCGTACTGAGGGCTGATCTTCATACCGCTCGTTGACCTTCGCCCAGTCTCCGTTGGAGGAGGTGGCGAACGTTCCGTTGATACCCCACTGCTCTGATGCGCCGGCGGGTGTGGCGCCGCCCAGGCCGATCGTGGCGACGCCGGCAAGAATTGCCGCGCT
Protein-coding regions in this window:
- a CDS encoding MCE family protein, with the translated sequence MLKYRESNLIKAGFIGVVLMILIIAVGLQPERLQQWASSVRHQALFSEAGGIAVGNDVTLSGIKVGSVTDVSLQNGDALITFTAEGKYPLGSLTQAHIRTGSLLGERVLTLESDGSGTLHTTDVIPTSRTSSPYSLTDAVSDLTTNSAGTDTASLNQSLDTLSATIDQVAPKLGPTFDGLSRLSKSINGRNESLASLLKSASDVTVVLSQRSDQLNTLILNANDLLGVLNDRRQAIVDLLANTAAVSEQLTGLVADNEAQLAPTLKRLNSVTAMLERNRDNISKALPNMKKFQLSQAETLANGPYYNAYVPNLQPAQLLQPFMDYAFGFRRGTNAGQPADNAGPRAELPLPYNGIPGGSR
- a CDS encoding MlaE family ABC transporter permease; the encoded protein is MGTMTILRSTYPRVTRQFNKPVSTLSRIGDHTLFYLKALAGTPHAAMHYRKELIRLIAEISMGAGTLAMIGGTVVIVGFLTLATGGVLAIQGYSSLGNIGIEALTGFLAAFINVRIAAPVVAGIGLAATFGAGVTAQLGAMRINEEIDALEAMAIRPVEYLVSTRIVAGMIAITPLYAIAVILSFLASQFTTVVLLGQSGGLYDHYFTTFLNPIDLLWSFLQAVLMAITILLIHTYFGYFASGGPSGVGVAVGNAVRTSLIVVVSVTLLVSLSVYGSNGNFNLSG
- a CDS encoding MCE family protein, producing the protein MLTRFIRTQLILFTVASVVGVAVMLFAYMQVPTLLGIGRITVKMELPATGGLYQFSNVTYRGSQIGKVTSVDLTENGAEATLSLDRSPKVPADLQAQVRSMSAVGEQYVELLPNTNSGPYLDNGSVIPVSRTTVPQQVGPMLDQLSKLMDTIPKDKLSQLLDESYDAFNGTGYDFGSLLDSASTITRDSNAISDQTRTLIDDSKPFLDAQAQTTDSIKTWAASMAGITGQVAENDPEVRTLLRNGPGFAQETTKLLEQIKPTLPVLLANLSTFGQIGVTYNPSIEQLLVLLPPYVAQIQTYLPINNPTGLPNGEFSLGLGDPPSCTVGFLPPSAWRSPADTTIVDTPDNLYCKLPQDSPIAVRGARNYPCMDHPGKRAPTVELCNDPKGFQPLAQRQHATGPYPLDPNLISQGVPPDSRVLPDANIYGPLQGSPLPPGVSAPPPGAAPQPVLPPNFAGTGPGALLPGQPLYLEPPVPGAPPPPPVDPDAVPLPPADLPSATEIPMVPHEGGHAPMPFAEPGVAPSAFNGGAGTGPSVAIAKYNPRTGEYMGPDGNLYKQANLVSVPKSWQDLMPT
- a CDS encoding Rv2253/PknI dimerization domain-containing protein, which translates into the protein MSASRTRVSAAILAGVATIGLGGATPAGASEQWGINGTFATSSNGDWAKVNERYEDQPSVRSTWTISTQCISPSECTGTVNSDEGWTAPIYTTNGLYYVKRKVSNWRFCADGTPVEGLRVYKIYPVGWDGRYDVNASEYTGEDQTTGPSGSCGRNQWPAIRMPFYMKPI
- a CDS encoding MCE family protein, with amino-acid sequence MTQNVGPGPAHRSETTSTAAPVAARAGRSFGVGGSARPLAGLATVVVIGLIFGLAVALFRGSFTKTEPVTLISDRAGLVMNPDAKVKMHGVQVGTVSSIEQRADGKAVLHLAMNPAQLHLIPGNVQADIASTTVFGAKYVQLVAPENPSSEKLRPGQTLQGDHVTVEMNTVFQQLTNVLNKVDPVKLNETLGALSAAFAGRGEAMGQSLSDFNAVLKKIEPSLPNLTGDIEAMAAVSKAYGDAAPDLLKTVDNTNKLSDSIVAEQQNLDNFLVSSIGLADVGNEVVGGNREALSTVLNLLAPTTGLLNKYAPGLNCALKGMVVAKNQPPAPDPGVLVNVAFTLGIERYRYPSNLPKVAAKGGPHCMGLPDIGFGNKAKYLVVDTNANPWQYGNQGILLNSDGLKQILFGPLDGPPRNTTQIGQPG
- a CDS encoding MCE family protein — protein: MNRSRLGKWLAVALVALLVVGGAVLVRQAFFGQKTISALFTSATGVYPGDEVRVSGVKVGTIESIKPEGTQTRVTLKVDHDVPIPADAKAVIVAQNLVAARYVQLAPAYRSSGPTLPDKAEIGLDRTAVPVEWDQVKEQLMRLSTELGPQSGVDGTSVSRFINSTADAMAGNGDKLRQTISQLSGVARILAEGSGNIVDIIKNLQTFMTALRDSNQQVVAFQNRLATLTSVVDGSRSDLDGALTNLSVAVGEVQRFVAGSRDQTSEQVQRLSNVTQNLVDNRSNIENLLHIAPNAFMNGYNIYNPDSGSAVGQFVFHNFSNPLDFICGSIGAIENTTAPETAKLCSQYLGPALRLLNFNYLPFPIAPYLMPSANPENIVYSEPGLAPGGGGGSPEAPNQIPSISAYHPGPTPPPPFTGRPPGTPPPGAQQMLPEGSYSPPNMPNTVSDMLNPVGVAPGPPPGPLAAEAPAGPPPPAEAPAPPQPVEGTPPA
- a CDS encoding MCE family protein, which translates into the protein MIRGKPLRLAIAVGSCVALTTSGCAFQGVNSLPLPGAVGRGADSSVYHVEIANVAQLEPNSPVMMNDVVVGSIRSLSVKDWHADVEFSVKPGVDVPANVVASIGQTSLLGSMHLAINPPAGAAPEGKLSPGATIQLNNSSTYPTTEQTLSSLATVVNGGGLGQMGDVIHNFSAALNGRESDFRDLLTRLDTFVGALDGQRDNIVASIEGLNQLASTFAGQRDVITRALEKIPPALDVLIKERPRFTTALQKLGTFSATANQFVNDSQADLVANLRNLEPALKALADVGPELAGVLEYATHFPFTQSFLDRVIRGDYYNLFATVDFTIPRLKRSLMLGTRWEQEDAQLVPTYGDPPYLNYTYDPLKTGVNPPPPGAFPPAPAPAPAPDAPPPPPPAYNGPVLPVAPPAPLTSPNGGTPTNTPAADSSIFAGPYAAQTGSPAAPPAAPTTGGGG
- a CDS encoding MCE family protein produces the protein MTRGRSTFVKFATFAVVMAVLTAFLFMTFSEYRGGSYSGYSAAFGDASRLEAGDSVRVAGVRVGTVKSVSLQPDKSVKVDFDTDRNVALTTSTKAEIRYLNLVGDRYLELLDSPGSTKLLPAGSQIPKDRTASALDLDLLLGGLRPVIQGLNPQDVNALTSSLIQIFQGQGDTLDSLLSKTSSFSNTLANNDQVIQQLIDNLNSVVGTLAKDGKKFDGTVDRLEQLISGLSEDREPLGTAVTQLDNGTASLASLMTEARPPLKGMVEQLNRTATLLDDHQIVLDRGLQKAPDNFRKLARLGSYGSWIMYYICGLSFRVTDLQGRTAVFPWIKQEGGRCAEP